Genomic window (Caldinitratiruptor microaerophilus):
CCCGCTCCACCAGGACGTCGATGGGGTCCCGGGTCGTCCCCGCCACCTCCGAGACGATCACCCGCTCCTCGCCGGCCAGGGCGTTCACCAGGGTCGACTTCCCGACGTTGGGCCGGCCCACCACCGCCACCTTGATGAGGGAGGGGTCCTCCTCCGCCTCCTCCCCGGCCCCCGGCGGCGGCAGCAGCCGGACGACCCGGTCCAGGAGGTCGCCGGTGCCGGTGCCGTGCAGCGCGCTGATCGTGACGAGGTCGCCGAGGCCGAGCTCGTAGAACTCGCCCGCCGCGTCCTCGTGCTTGAGGTTCTCCACCTTGTTGACGGCCAGGATGACGGGCTTCCGGGCGCGGCGGAGGCGCTGGGCGACCTCGTGGTCGTCGGGCTGCACGCCCTGGCGGACGTCGACGAGGAACACCACGACGTCCGCCTCACGGATCGCCAGCTCGGCCTGGCGGACGACCGCTTCCTCCAGCTCGCCCTCCGGGCCGGACTGCAGCCCCCCGGTGTCGACCACGGTGAAGCGCCGCCCCGCCCACTGGGCGTCTCCGTAGATCCGGTCCCGGGTGATGCCGGGCTGGTCCTCGATGATCGCCCGCCGCTCGCCGATGAGGCGGTTGAAGAGGGTCGACTTGCCCACGTTCGGCCGGCCCACGATCGCCACGATGGGCTTCACGCACACACCTCCCGGCGACTGCGAAGCTAGTCTCCCCCGCGATGGACGGGGGAAGCGGGCGGTTCAAAGGCCCTGGCACGGACCAGGGCCTGACAGGAGGGCGGAGGCCGCACCGGTCAGGGCTGCGCCTGCCGCTTGAGGAGATAGACGTCCCGTTCCAACCGTGCGGTCTTGTCCATCAGGTACTCGATGCTGCCGTTCACGCCGCCCACCTGAGACCGGAACTCACCGACCGCGGCCACGACCTCACCGATCCTGCGCTCCACCTCGTCGAATCGCTGCTCCACCCGCTGGTCGAGGGCGTCCACCCGCTGTGCGAGAACGTCCATCCGCTGTGCGAGCCGGTCAATCTGCTGTTCGAGGCCGTCCATCCGCTGTTCGAGCCGGTCAACCCGCTGTTCGAGCCGGTCGAGCCTTTGCTCGACCCCGGCCAGCCGCTCTTCGACACGATCGAGCCTCTGCTCGACCCCGGCCAGCCGGTGGTCCAGCGCCTCAAGCCGGGCAGCGTGCAGGCGCTGCCCCTCCAGTATCGCCTCCAACATGCCCCGGAGCTCCGCGTCCACGGCCATCCCCCCGCCACGGTCATACCTCATTTTACCAGCCAGCGATCGCCGGCGCAAGTGCACCGGCGCCCCGGCGAGGGGGCGGGGCCTGGGGACGCGCGGTTCAAGCTTCGCCGCGTGGCCGCCACCCGGTACCGGTACGCGAGGGAGGCGGCGACCGCGCCGAGCACGGGCCCGAGCCGGTACACCCGGTGGTCCGCCCAGAAACCGGCGGCATGGACGGGGCCGAAGGTGCGGGCCGGATTCATCGAGCCACGCCGGCCAGCCCGACCTTGCCACCCGTGGCGGCGTCGGTGAAGATGGAGAGGGCACCGATGAAGACAGCGCGAAGGTGCCGATGAACGCCGCGACGAGCCCCCGGGCGCGCAGGGGAACCACGCTCGTTCGGGGGAGTCGGGGGATCGGGCCCGTCGGCCGGCCGGCGCAGAGGCCAGCGGCGACCGGCCGCCGCCACGCCCCCAGCACGACCGCCAAGGAGGCCCGTACCGTGTCTGCCACCACCCTCACCCTCCTCCTCCCCGGCCCGCTGCGCGCCGTGGCTGAAGACCTGGTCGCGGCCTACCGGCAGGCGCGCCGGGCAGAGGTGACTTTCCGCTTCGGCCCCTTCACCCCGGCGGGCGACCTGGTCCGCCGCATCCGGGCCGGGGAGACGGCGGACGTGGTCGTGGCGGACTCCGTCGACTACCTTCGCGAACTGGAGGAGGCAGGCGACATCGACGCCGCCTGGGCAGTCGCCGGCAGCCGGCTGGCGGTGCTCGTGCGGCCGGGGCTGCCTTTGACTCTGGTGACGGGCCGGCGCCAGGTCCCGGGAGAAACGCCGCCCTGGCCCGACCCTCTCGACTACGGCGAGGTGTGCCCGGCGGACCTCGTCCGGCGCGACCTCCGGGTCGTCCTGCCGGACCCCGCCGCCGACCCGTGCGGCGAGTATGCCGTGGGCATGTTCGAACGGGCCGCCCTCGTGGAGGCGGCCCGTGAGAAGGTACAGGCGGGTCACTGGGCCTTCGCTCCGGGCACGGTGGAGTTGCCCGGCTATCTCGTCCGCGGCGAGGCGGACGTGGGGATCACGTACGAGTCCGCCGCCCGGGACCTCCTCGGCCGGGGCGTGCGGGCGCTGCGGCTCCCCCCGGAGCTCACGATGGAGGACGAGATCGTCTTCGCCGCCGCTACCCTCCGCCGCGGGCCGGCCCCCGACCTGGCCGAGGACTTCGCCGGCTTCCTCCTGGGCCCGGACGGACAGGCCGTCCTCCAGCGCGCCGGCTTCCTCCCCCCGCCGGCGTGGGCGGTGTAGGCCAGGCGCCGCCGTCCGGTCAGCCCCGGAGGCGGGAGGCGGCCGTCCCGGGCGCGGCCGCCCGAGCCGGGTCGGAGCGGGCGGCACGGGCGCGGACGTCGGTCACGAAGAGGACGCTCACGAGGATGAGGACGAGGCCGCCGACCATGCCGGGCGTGATCGGCTCGCCGAGGAAGATCGCCCCCCAGAGGATGCCGGAGACGGGAACGAGGTAGGTGACGCTGAGCGTCCGGGTCGGCCCGACCCGGGCGATCAGGGGGAAGTAGATGAGGTAGGCGACCGCGGTGCACAGGAAGGAGAGGCCGAGGATCGAGTAGACCGCGGCCGGGCCCGGCCAGGCGTCGGGCAGGGTGGCACCCGCCAGCGGCAGGAGCACCGTCGCCGCTCCGAGTTGCTGGCCCACGGCCAGGACGAGCGGCGGCACGTCCCGGGACATGCGCGCCGCGTACACGCTCCCGAAGGCGTAGAAGACGGCCGCCAGGAGCGACGCCCCGACGGCCAGGACGACCTTCAGCGTGAGGGGCACCGGGCTCCAGCCCATGAGCGTGGCGACCCCCACCACCCCCAGGCCGAGGCCCAGGATCCGGCGCGGCGGGAACGCCTCTCCGAGCCGCAAGGCAGAGACGATGGCGGTCCAGATGGGCGTGGTGGAGTTCAGGATGGCCGCCAGCCCGGCCGGGATGTGGAGCTCCGAGGCGGCGATGAGCGTGAAGGGCACCGCGGCGTTCAGCGTCCCCAGGACGAGGAACTGCTTCCACCGGGACCGCAGCGCCCCGACCGGGAGCCGCAGTGCCACGACGCAGGCGAGAAGCGCCAGCCCGGCCAGGAGCACCCGCAGCTCCATCAGGAGCGCCGGCCCCACCGCCGGCGCAGCCACGCGGATGAAGAGGAAGGACGCCCCCCAGATCGCCCCGAGGAGCACGAGCCCGGCCAGATCCCGCAGCGACATCCGGTTCGTACCTTTCCCGCTGGATTGGGGCGGCGGCGTTGGCAGCCGGCCCCTTCTTGAGGATAGGTGCCGGCTGCTGTTGAGTCAACCGGAATTCTCGTGCGACGGAAGGATCGGGTACCAGGCCGCCCCGCCCCCTCAGAGCCCCGTCACCTCCCGCCACCGCCGGTACGTCTCCTCCGCCGCCTCGCCGCCGCCGGGCTCGTACGCCTGCGGCGGGAAGGAAGACCGCACGACGGCAGGGTAATCGGCCGGAGAGCCCAGGTGGCCGAGGGCAGTGAGCTGCACCAGCAGGTTGCCGATCGCGGTCGCCTCCGCCGGCCCGGCCCAGACGGTGCGGCCGGTGATGTCGGCGGTCAGGCGGCAGAGAAGGGAATTCCGGGACCCGCCCCCCACGACGTGCACGGCGGTGAGCCGGCGGCCAAGGAGCTCCTCGAGCCGGTCGAGGACCCAGCGGTACTTGCAGGCGAGGCTCACCAGGGTCGACCGCACCATCCCGCCCACCGTCTCCGGCGCCGCCTGGCCTGTGCGCTGACAGGCCTCCCGGATCCGGGCGGGCATGTCACCGGGGCGCAGGAACGCAGGGTCGTCGGGGTCGAAGAGCGCGGGCGCCCCGGCCGCCTCCCCGGCCAGGCGGGTGAGCGCCTCGTACGTGTACTCCTCGCCGCCCCGGGCCAGGGCCCGCTGGATCTGCTGGACCAGCCACAGGCCCATGACGTTCTTCAGCACCCGGTACGAGCCACCCAGGCCGCCCTCGTTGGTCACGTTGATCCGCAGCGCGGCCTCCGTGACGGCCGGGCGGGAAGCCACGACCCCCACGAGAGACCACGTGCCGGAGCTGACGTAGGCGACGTGCTCGCCCTCGCCGGGTACGGCGGCCACGGCGGAGGCCGTGTCGTGCGTGGCCGGGACCACCACCCGGGCCTCTCCACACCCCGTCTCCTCGGCGACGGCCGGCGCCAGCGGCCCCAGGTCGGTGCCGGGCGGACACAGGTCGGGCAGGAAGTGGGTCGGGATGCCGAGCCGGCCCAGGAGGTCGCGGTCCCAGGTACCCGTCTCCACCGAGACGCACTGGGTGGTGGTCGCGTTCGTCCACTCGTTGGCCATGGAGCCGGTGAGCCAGTAGTGGAGGAGATCGGGGATCATGAGGAGGCGGTCCGCCGCCTGCAGGGCGGGCGCGCCGCCCCGGGTCATCGCCAGGAGCTGGTACAGGGTGTTGATCTCCATGAACTGGATGCCCGTGCGGCGGAAGATCTCCTCCCGGCCGACGGCCGCTTCGGCAACCGCCACCATCCCCCCCGTGCGCGCGTCCCGGTAGTGGAAGGGCAGGCCGATCAGCGCCCCGGTGCGATCGACCAGGGCGAAGTCGACTCCCCAGGTGTCCACTCCCACGCTCCGCACCGGCGAGCCGTCCTCGCGGGCCGCGCGCCGGAGCCCCTCCAGGATGGACTGGTAGAGGCCGGGCAGGTTCCAGTGCAGGCCGGTGGGGAGCCGGAGCGGCGCGTTGGGGAACCGGTGCACCTCCCGCACGGTGAGCCGCTCGCCGTCGAAGGCGCCCAGGACGACCCGGCCGCTCTCCGCACCCAGGTCGACCGCCGCCGCCCGGATCGGTTCCGTCACCTGTGGTCACCCCGCCGGCCAGGCCATGGTGGTCATGAGGGTGAGTGCCGTCTGGCTCGTGTCCATCCGGCTGGCCTGGACCACGACGGGCCGGTCGGACTCGACGAGCAGGGCGTAGGGCACCCCGCGGGGGATGGACTCCCCCGCGGGCGTGCGGATCCGGTCGAGCCGGACGTGAAGGGTCCGCTCCGCGGGCACCGTGACCGTGAAGCCCCGCAGGGGTTCGCGGTCCTCGAAGTAGACCGTGAGCGTGAGGCGGGCGTCGTCCGCGCCGGTGTTCAGGACGCAGACCGCCTCGTGGCTCTCCAGGTCTCCCTGGCTGCGGTCCGGAAGAAACCCGTCGGGGATGAGCCAGACGTGCCGGCCATGTGCGCGGGAGGCGCCGGGCCTCCCGCCGGAAGCCGCTGCAGGCACGGTATCCCTCACCTCCCTAGCCGCCCCAGCCGGTGCCGGGACCGGCGCGCTCCGCTTCCAGGCGCTGCTGGATCCCGCTGCGGAGGTAGGCGGCGAGCGGGTCGGGGTCCAGCCCCATCTCCTGCCGGACCCGGGCGAGAAGCGGGCGGACGTCGGTCTCGAAGGCGTCCCGGAGCACGCCGGCGGCACCCAGGACGTCTCCCTCGGCCTGGGCCCGGGCGAGCGCCTGCCGGTCGACCAGCAGCGCCTTGGCGTAAGCCGCCTGGATGTTCATCACGGTGCGGATCATGGCCGGGATCTTGGGCTCGATGTTGTGGCTCTGATCGACCATGAAGGCGACCCGCCGCGCCGTCTCGGCCGTGGCCGGGTCGTGGGCGGCGTCCACCA
Coding sequences:
- a CDS encoding molybdate ABC transporter substrate-binding protein, which translates into the protein MSATTLTLLLPGPLRAVAEDLVAAYRQARRAEVTFRFGPFTPAGDLVRRIRAGETADVVVADSVDYLRELEEAGDIDAAWAVAGSRLAVLVRPGLPLTLVTGRRQVPGETPPWPDPLDYGEVCPADLVRRDLRVVLPDPAADPCGEYAVGMFERAALVEAAREKVQAGHWAFAPGTVELPGYLVRGEADVGITYESAARDLLGRGVRALRLPPELTMEDEIVFAAATLRRGPAPDLAEDFAGFLLGPDGQAVLQRAGFLPPPAWAV
- a CDS encoding DMT family transporter; protein product: MSLRDLAGLVLLGAIWGASFLFIRVAAPAVGPALLMELRVLLAGLALLACVVALRLPVGALRSRWKQFLVLGTLNAAVPFTLIAASELHIPAGLAAILNSTTPIWTAIVSALRLGEAFPPRRILGLGLGVVGVATLMGWSPVPLTLKVVLAVGASLLAAVFYAFGSVYAARMSRDVPPLVLAVGQQLGAATVLLPLAGATLPDAWPGPAAVYSILGLSFLCTAVAYLIYFPLIARVGPTRTLSVTYLVPVSGILWGAIFLGEPITPGMVGGLVLILVSVLFVTDVRARAARSDPARAAAPGTAASRLRG
- a CDS encoding aquaporin, producing the protein MNPARTFGPVHAAGFWADHRVYRLGPVLGAVAASLAYRYRVAATRRSLNRASPGPAPSPGRRCTCAGDRWLVK
- a CDS encoding coiled-coil domain-containing protein; amino-acid sequence: MDAELRGMLEAILEGQRLHAARLEALDHRLAGVEQRLDRVEERLAGVEQRLDRLEQRVDRLEQRMDGLEQQIDRLAQRMDVLAQRVDALDQRVEQRFDEVERRIGEVVAAVGEFRSQVGGVNGSIEYLMDKTARLERDVYLLKRQAQP
- a CDS encoding rhamnulokinase, with product MTEPIRAAAVDLGAESGRVVLGAFDGERLTVREVHRFPNAPLRLPTGLHWNLPGLYQSILEGLRRAAREDGSPVRSVGVDTWGVDFALVDRTGALIGLPFHYRDARTGGMVAVAEAAVGREEIFRRTGIQFMEINTLYQLLAMTRGGAPALQAADRLLMIPDLLHYWLTGSMANEWTNATTTQCVSVETGTWDRDLLGRLGIPTHFLPDLCPPGTDLGPLAPAVAEETGCGEARVVVPATHDTASAVAAVPGEGEHVAYVSSGTWSLVGVVASRPAVTEAALRINVTNEGGLGGSYRVLKNVMGLWLVQQIQRALARGGEEYTYEALTRLAGEAAGAPALFDPDDPAFLRPGDMPARIREACQRTGQAAPETVGGMVRSTLVSLACKYRWVLDRLEELLGRRLTAVHVVGGGSRNSLLCRLTADITGRTVWAGPAEATAIGNLLVQLTALGHLGSPADYPAVVRSSFPPQAYEPGGGEAAEETYRRWREVTGL
- a CDS encoding sensory rhodopsin transducer — translated: MPAAASGGRPGASRAHGRHVWLIPDGFLPDRSQGDLESHEAVCVLNTGADDARLTLTVYFEDREPLRGFTVTVPAERTLHVRLDRIRTPAGESIPRGVPYALLVESDRPVVVQASRMDTSQTALTLMTTMAWPAG